A single region of the Chitinispirillum alkaliphilum genome encodes:
- a CDS encoding cell surface protein: MLWFKKIILLSGMFYLLAFTFCSQDNIVSGGNAVSLAPVITWSSGGEDIFPTGIVQVEAEVAIDNDTTLRATTYFSSRSIEIGPIPSNSLIDITIRGFGAAQDTLFLGRKANVRVGSSDLTVNVQAEEITPIEPSSLSAVITSEGSIRLSWTGGGSNLTGYSLYRKLIGKVPHDSQELQDSYGVLAPMISKDLTSYTDDHNLRSGRVFAYRVHSRNAAGKSFLYAVCTVAIPLQHFTVSFNSNGEEIAPQEVLEGELAEYPNVTERTGYVFTGWYSDTTRWDFESSIVVKNTQLQALWKTESYQIRYNNLHDGTNHPQNPSKYTIETPEIEFLDPSRENMSFKGWYTDSSFSERIFYIEPGSFGNITVYAKWALAKTEASLTLDDLTHVYDNTEKSVTARTDPEGLTVEVTYDDESALPVNAGSYEVTATVRDTAHFGTASGTLIIKKANPIIDAPTASSISFGEALSSSELTGGSASLGANPVEGTFEFTTPTYIPSIGTEYHSVTFTPIDTTNLNSATVSVRVNVGIAEPVITNHPSVSEIVYGQRLKDVILTGGDASVEGTFAFTDPQTKPHAGTGSHSVTFTPHDSVHYATLTFEVSVTVRKAVPGITEVPFSDDIVFGQTLGDATLTGGIASTEGTFAFTTPEIVPVTGVSRYEITFTPNDRDNYEYATAEVSVTVLRATPVINVKPTASPIVFEQTLASSSLTGGSASTDGSFDFDNPGYSPQGAGTTEIDIIFRPDDSENFNEVTFTINITVSKAAITIATLPTARPILFGQTLEKSTLSGGIASVEGKFVFTSPETKPSIGTRDHSVIFTPNDTSNYNATTLLVEVEVSPTPPLTIDGVTYTTVVIGNQLWTVENLRATVYHDGTEISHIAGSDNWWNAGNDSIPAFCFYDNTTDESEMAKFGALYNWWVVADTTKTFASGGWRVPNNDDWDILFNTVGGQSNAGRILKASGSVDWDSDPQHVGTNEYGWTGLPGGNRTRLGAFSEKGKAGFWISASGPEYAKNMWSRTSAVTNVVTQRGIPPYGFSIRLVKDLD; this comes from the coding sequence ATGCTCTGGTTCAAAAAAATCATTCTCCTCTCAGGTATGTTTTATCTTTTGGCCTTTACCTTCTGTTCCCAGGACAACATCGTTTCGGGGGGAAATGCGGTTTCTCTTGCTCCGGTCATAACCTGGTCAAGTGGTGGGGAAGATATCTTTCCAACGGGCATAGTACAGGTTGAAGCGGAAGTTGCAATTGATAATGACACGACGCTGCGTGCAACCACCTATTTTAGCAGCAGATCCATTGAAATCGGTCCCATTCCCAGCAACTCACTGATAGACATAACCATACGAGGCTTTGGCGCTGCTCAGGACACCCTGTTTTTAGGCAGAAAAGCCAATGTCAGGGTTGGTAGCAGTGATCTGACTGTAAATGTGCAAGCTGAAGAGATAACACCGATTGAGCCGAGCTCTCTAAGTGCAGTCATAACCTCTGAAGGCAGCATACGACTGAGCTGGACTGGTGGAGGTTCAAACCTGACAGGGTATTCCCTTTACAGAAAACTTATCGGCAAGGTACCTCATGACAGTCAGGAGCTGCAGGATTCTTACGGAGTGCTGGCTCCAATGATCTCTAAAGACCTTACCTCTTATACCGATGACCACAATCTTCGCTCAGGAAGAGTTTTTGCATACCGTGTACATTCCAGAAATGCAGCAGGAAAGTCTTTTCTTTACGCCGTGTGCACAGTTGCCATACCGCTTCAGCATTTTACAGTATCCTTCAACAGCAATGGTGAGGAGATCGCGCCTCAGGAGGTTTTGGAAGGTGAACTGGCAGAATATCCGAACGTTACAGAGCGAACCGGGTATGTATTCACCGGTTGGTACAGTGATACCACAAGGTGGGATTTCGAAAGTTCAATTGTGGTGAAAAACACGCAACTCCAAGCCTTGTGGAAAACCGAGTCCTATCAGATCAGGTACAACAATTTGCATGATGGCACCAACCATCCGCAAAACCCCTCAAAATATACCATAGAAACCCCGGAGATCGAATTTCTGGATCCGTCTCGGGAGAATATGAGCTTCAAGGGTTGGTATACAGATTCATCTTTCTCAGAGAGGATATTTTACATCGAACCAGGCTCTTTTGGTAATATCACGGTATATGCAAAATGGGCTTTGGCAAAAACAGAGGCATCCCTGACACTGGATGACCTTACTCATGTTTATGACAACACAGAGAAATCTGTGACGGCAAGAACAGATCCTGAAGGCCTTACGGTCGAAGTGACCTATGATGATGAGTCGGCTTTACCAGTTAATGCCGGCAGCTATGAGGTTACCGCAACGGTGAGAGACACGGCACATTTCGGAACGGCATCAGGAACTTTAATCATAAAAAAAGCCAACCCCATAATCGATGCGCCAACAGCGAGTTCAATCTCCTTTGGAGAGGCCTTGTCCAGCTCAGAGTTAACCGGTGGCTCCGCCTCACTTGGAGCAAATCCCGTGGAAGGCACCTTCGAATTTACAACACCGACATACATTCCGAGTATTGGAACGGAGTATCATTCTGTTACATTTACCCCGATTGACACCACAAACCTTAACAGTGCAACGGTTTCGGTCAGAGTTAATGTGGGCATAGCTGAACCGGTAATCACCAATCATCCCAGCGTAAGCGAGATTGTCTATGGTCAGAGGCTCAAAGATGTTATCCTTACAGGTGGAGATGCTTCCGTTGAGGGAACATTTGCATTCACCGATCCTCAGACTAAGCCTCACGCAGGTACTGGAAGTCATTCTGTCACGTTCACCCCACACGATTCAGTCCACTATGCCACATTGACGTTTGAGGTGAGTGTCACTGTGCGGAAAGCTGTTCCGGGAATAACAGAAGTTCCCTTTTCAGATGATATTGTTTTCGGACAGACGCTGGGCGATGCAACCCTTACTGGTGGCATAGCTTCGACGGAGGGAACATTTGCATTCACCACACCGGAAATTGTACCTGTTACCGGTGTCTCGCGCTATGAGATTACATTCACCCCAAACGACAGGGACAATTATGAATACGCAACAGCAGAGGTGAGTGTGACAGTACTCAGGGCAACACCAGTCATAAATGTTAAGCCAACAGCAAGCCCAATTGTTTTCGAACAAACCCTGGCTTCGTCCAGTCTTACTGGAGGCTCCGCATCCACAGATGGCTCATTTGACTTCGATAACCCTGGCTATTCACCTCAAGGGGCGGGAACTACAGAAATTGACATCATCTTTAGACCAGACGATTCTGAAAACTTCAACGAGGTTACATTTACTATAAATATAACAGTCAGCAAGGCAGCAATCACGATTGCAACTTTACCCACCGCGAGACCAATACTATTCGGCCAAACACTTGAGAAGTCCACCTTATCCGGCGGCATCGCCTCAGTTGAGGGAAAATTTGTATTTACCAGTCCAGAAACTAAGCCAAGTATCGGTACCAGAGACCATTCTGTGATTTTCACCCCAAACGACACAAGCAATTACAATGCAACAACATTACTTGTCGAGGTGGAAGTCAGCCCGACGCCTCCACTGACAATTGACGGAGTTACGTATACTACTGTTGTCATTGGCAATCAACTCTGGACTGTAGAAAATCTCCGCGCAACAGTTTATCATGATGGAACGGAGATCAGCCATATAGCAGGTTCTGATAACTGGTGGAATGCCGGTAATGACAGCATACCGGCATTTTGTTTTTACGACAATACCACTGATGAATCGGAAATGGCAAAATTCGGTGCGCTGTATAATTGGTGGGTAGTTGCCGATACTACCAAAACATTTGCCTCTGGAGGCTGGCGTGTACCTAACAATGATGACTGGGATATATTGTTCAATACAGTCGGCGGACAGTCTAATGCCGGACGTATACTCAAAGCTTCCGGTTCAGTTGACTGGGATTCCGATCCTCAACATGTTGGTACCAACGAGTACGGCTGGACAGGCCTTCCCGGTGGTAACCGTACTCGTTTAGGCGCCTTCAGCGAAAAAGGCAAAGCAGGTTTCTGGATTTCAGCATCAGGCCCGGAATACGCCAAGAACATGTGGAGCAGGACGAGCGCTGTTACGAACGTTGTGACGCAAAGGGGCATTCCTCCGTACGGTTTCTCGATTCGTCTTGTAAAGGATCTGGACTAA
- a CDS encoding short-chain dehydrogenase yields the protein MIRFQTNTFPEFSPCTKKNSPDVISGIFIAVYSLVETFSTVEGLMKIKGSVVIVTGASSGIGAATATLFRKRGAKVVLAARNSLAIKDLQSQFGSKDSIAVTCDITDSSDVKLLAGMAIHRFGKIDLLINNAGQGLCSNILELQPQHLKSILDTNTIGPLLCIQTVAPFMIKNGGGVIMNVSTMATSLSTPGSGGYRASKLALEALTESARLELKKDNIRLITVYPGLTKTNFFKNALRSHTDIKQQTGTFTPRGRSPEYVAAQILRGAQKEPHDVYMGVKSRVLGRLSLNFPNLAQWMQQKRT from the coding sequence TTGATAAGATTTCAAACAAATACGTTTCCTGAATTCAGCCCCTGTACAAAAAAAAACAGCCCGGATGTGATAAGCGGCATCTTTATTGCAGTTTATTCTTTAGTAGAAACATTCAGCACAGTAGAGGGCCTGATGAAGATTAAGGGTTCAGTAGTCATAGTTACCGGTGCTTCAAGCGGGATCGGAGCTGCAACAGCAACTCTTTTTCGCAAACGCGGTGCGAAAGTTGTTTTAGCAGCCCGAAACAGTTTAGCCATAAAGGATCTCCAATCACAGTTTGGATCCAAAGACAGTATCGCAGTGACCTGTGATATCACCGACAGTTCCGATGTAAAATTGCTGGCCGGTATGGCGATCCACAGGTTTGGCAAAATCGACCTCCTTATCAACAACGCCGGTCAGGGTCTTTGCTCAAACATTCTCGAGCTGCAACCCCAGCACCTAAAAAGCATTCTCGATACCAACACAATCGGTCCGCTTCTCTGCATCCAAACAGTTGCACCTTTTATGATTAAAAACGGTGGAGGCGTTATAATGAATGTCTCCACCATGGCAACCTCTCTGAGCACTCCGGGATCGGGCGGCTACAGAGCAAGCAAACTGGCGTTAGAGGCATTAACGGAGTCTGCACGTCTGGAGCTTAAAAAAGACAATATCCGGCTGATAACAGTCTACCCCGGCCTAACCAAAACAAACTTTTTCAAAAATGCACTCAGATCACATACGGATATAAAACAGCAGACTGGCACCTTCACTCCACGGGGAAGAAGTCCCGAGTATGTAGCCGCACAAATTCTCAGAGGCGCACAAAAAGAGCCTCACGATGTCTATATGGGTGTAAAATCAAGAGTACTCGGTCGTTTATCATTGAATTTCCCCAATTTAGCACAATGGATGCAACAGAAAAGAACGTAA
- a CDS encoding Acriflavin resistance protein — protein sequence MNIGKISVSNPVLLNIMMVAILVLGAFSYVKLPRETFSNVDFSWVFIAVPYPGVGAGEVEKNVTIKIEQGLEGLDRVRRISSVSRDGISFLNVEFEEGISRSEFLRLFQDLRTEFDKVPLPDGTLDPWIDEFSSSDFSPLITVVIKGDAHPAEINKAANDLRDRILALSDINKVDIVGNREREVWVEVDKNKMEAHNLSLHQIADALKNRNTNIAGGVLTTASREYLLRTIGEVERTGDLGRVIVRRGKAEGTVRISDIATVSEGFAEASYDSRYNLESSVSLFVSKKSEGNSLRAVEQIREIVKEYEGELPENVTVTFFNDISIYIRGSLETLTSNAILGFFLLVGVLFVFLGLKNAILTAIGIPLTFAITFLFMDFYGETLNGNSLFALVLVLGMIVDHAIVIIENCYRHKQLGKSKHEAAIAGTNEVIKPVLAATATTVAAFLPLMLLPGIMGKFMRIIPLVVCFALVASMLEAMFFLPSHFAEWGGSAIERGNKFFLRVQALFSVIITKLYKHKYLTMTITVFVILISFVITPFLRQDLYGGESFSFFYIDIHMPEGTPRSATDRVVTRFEERLNPLIGNGEIESVISTTGFLLGETDQLEKNSVAQIIVDIRERKDGRKRPVRVIMDDISGMLSDIPGAENVAFRMVNNGPPVDKPVSLRLQGRNLEDMAALAEIFRNHLEQYEELYNIQDNYESGSPELKIAVNEERAAELGLSVAQIGFYIRTAFDGIQATTFFDEDEEVDVIVKLADFNRLSVEDVLSIRIPTHDGRLIPFTTVCEVSYDVGIVGIRRVDGEREITVTADADDKRRVRSIMDGINDLWETRYKETFRGITLKAGGEFEEFNKIIEDLLRLLWIGIFLIYMILGAQFKSYTQPLLMIFTVFFGIVGCILFLFVTLTPVSIVVLFAAVALIGIAVNDSIVLISFVNSLRRQGMDTADAVIEGAKTRLRPILLTSVTTIGGLVPMAMALGNGDELWSAMASTIMFGLIFSTMGTLLVIPCAYGILDDITSFLGGKMRLEGE from the coding sequence ATGAATATAGGAAAAATTTCTGTCTCCAATCCTGTTTTGCTGAATATAATGATGGTTGCAATACTTGTGCTGGGGGCATTTTCATATGTTAAATTGCCGAGAGAGACATTTTCCAATGTAGACTTCTCATGGGTTTTTATCGCTGTGCCGTATCCGGGGGTAGGGGCGGGAGAAGTGGAAAAGAATGTCACAATCAAAATTGAGCAGGGGCTTGAAGGGCTTGACAGGGTTAGAAGGATAAGTTCCGTTTCGCGTGATGGAATAAGCTTTCTTAATGTAGAATTCGAAGAGGGAATATCAAGATCTGAATTTCTTAGATTGTTTCAGGACCTCAGGACAGAATTTGACAAAGTGCCGCTTCCTGATGGCACACTTGATCCCTGGATTGATGAATTTTCAAGTTCAGATTTCTCCCCGCTGATCACCGTAGTGATTAAGGGAGATGCACACCCCGCAGAGATAAACAAAGCCGCAAATGACCTGAGAGACAGAATTCTTGCACTGTCCGATATTAATAAAGTTGATATCGTGGGCAACAGGGAAAGGGAGGTTTGGGTTGAAGTTGACAAAAACAAAATGGAAGCACACAACCTTTCACTTCACCAGATTGCTGATGCACTGAAAAACCGTAACACAAATATCGCTGGCGGGGTACTCACCACCGCATCAAGGGAATATCTTCTCAGAACCATTGGGGAAGTTGAGCGTACAGGGGATTTGGGAAGGGTGATTGTAAGAAGGGGCAAGGCGGAGGGGACTGTCAGGATTTCCGATATAGCTACTGTAAGTGAGGGATTTGCAGAAGCAAGTTATGATTCGAGGTATAATCTCGAATCTTCAGTATCTCTTTTTGTGTCGAAGAAAAGTGAGGGAAACTCCTTGAGGGCAGTCGAACAGATCAGAGAGATTGTTAAAGAGTATGAGGGTGAACTGCCGGAAAATGTAACAGTTACATTTTTCAATGATATCTCAATTTATATACGTGGTTCATTGGAAACCCTCACTTCCAATGCCATTCTGGGATTTTTTCTGCTTGTAGGGGTGCTGTTTGTTTTCCTGGGGTTGAAGAATGCGATTCTTACCGCTATAGGAATACCTTTAACATTTGCAATAACCTTTTTGTTTATGGATTTTTATGGGGAAACGCTCAATGGCAACTCCCTTTTTGCTCTGGTGCTTGTTCTTGGGATGATAGTCGATCATGCTATAGTAATAATTGAAAATTGCTACAGGCATAAACAGCTTGGAAAGAGCAAACATGAAGCAGCGATTGCAGGGACAAATGAGGTGATAAAGCCGGTATTGGCAGCAACTGCCACTACAGTTGCTGCGTTCCTGCCACTGATGCTTCTGCCGGGTATTATGGGTAAATTCATGAGAATTATTCCACTGGTTGTCTGTTTTGCACTTGTGGCATCTATGCTCGAGGCGATGTTTTTCCTGCCATCACATTTTGCTGAATGGGGCGGCAGCGCAATTGAAAGAGGAAACAAATTCTTTCTGAGAGTTCAGGCACTGTTCTCTGTAATAATCACCAAATTATACAAGCATAAATATCTAACCATGACAATAACTGTATTTGTCATTTTGATATCCTTTGTAATAACTCCTTTTCTGCGTCAGGACCTATATGGCGGTGAAAGTTTTTCCTTCTTCTATATTGATATTCACATGCCGGAGGGAACTCCCCGCTCAGCTACTGACAGGGTGGTAACAAGGTTTGAAGAAAGATTGAATCCTCTTATTGGTAATGGGGAGATCGAATCGGTTATTTCCACGACAGGTTTTCTTCTGGGAGAAACTGATCAGCTGGAGAAAAACAGTGTAGCTCAAATTATTGTCGATATCAGGGAAAGAAAAGATGGGAGGAAAAGACCTGTACGGGTAATAATGGATGATATATCTGGTATGCTTTCCGATATACCCGGGGCGGAAAACGTCGCATTCCGAATGGTAAATAACGGTCCTCCTGTCGACAAACCGGTCTCATTGCGGCTCCAGGGCAGAAATCTTGAAGATATGGCTGCTCTTGCAGAGATCTTCAGAAATCATCTCGAACAATACGAAGAACTATATAATATCCAGGACAATTACGAAAGCGGCTCTCCGGAATTAAAAATCGCTGTCAATGAGGAACGGGCTGCAGAGCTGGGGTTGAGTGTTGCACAGATTGGCTTTTACATAAGAACGGCCTTCGACGGAATTCAGGCCACAACCTTTTTCGATGAGGATGAGGAAGTGGATGTAATTGTCAAACTGGCTGATTTCAACAGACTGTCGGTTGAAGACGTACTCTCTATCAGAATCCCAACCCATGATGGAAGACTCATACCGTTTACCACCGTATGTGAGGTAAGCTATGATGTGGGAATCGTTGGGATCAGGAGAGTTGACGGGGAAAGAGAAATTACGGTCACTGCAGATGCAGATGATAAAAGGAGGGTCCGTTCCATAATGGACGGGATTAATGACCTTTGGGAAACACGTTACAAGGAAACTTTCAGAGGAATCACACTGAAGGCCGGGGGAGAATTTGAAGAGTTTAATAAGATAATTGAAGATCTACTCAGATTACTGTGGATTGGGATCTTTCTGATTTACATGATTTTGGGTGCACAGTTCAAATCCTACACCCAGCCACTTCTCATGATTTTTACCGTTTTCTTTGGTATTGTCGGATGTATTCTTTTTCTGTTCGTTACACTTACCCCCGTTTCAATAGTGGTATTGTTTGCTGCAGTTGCTCTTATCGGTATAGCGGTAAATGATTCTATTGTACTTATCAGCTTTGTGAACTCACTGCGAAGACAGGGGATGGATACTGCGGATGCAGTTATTGAGGGCGCAAAGACAAGGCTCAGGCCAATACTTTTGACTTCTGTAACCACAATAGGAGGCCTTGTTCCAATGGCTATGGCGCTTGGAAACGGAGACGAACTCTGGTCCGCTATGGCGTCAACCATCATGTTTGGTCTGATATTTTCCACTATGGGTACTCTTCTTGTAATACCTTGTGCATATGGTATACTTGATGACATAACATCATTTTTAGGTGGAAAGATGAGACTGGAAGGAGAATAA
- a CDS encoding efflux transporter, RND family, MFP subunit, with product MNRSIVAIIIGIFLFLMSCEGQQENTAESSDITEAPRAVEARNIILSSVKRTVQTSSTIRGVHEVTVVSQTSGKILRTALGLGQFVRQGAVLVEVESQVQAAAVKQARAAYESAALNLDVVEKLHQQNGASMAELTGSRTSYTAAKASLAQARNAYDKTRITAPVSGYIAFKESVVERGNVVSPGMVITRVVNLGSLIATVAVSESEMNLIEKGMDVYVRVPALGDTLFSGKVTGVGAGSFASTGSFPVEVSFENTSDHRVKSGMAANVIIESETIQRSILVPLSAITERERKQVVYTAVNDRAAMNFIHTGRIIGDYIEIVEGLEEGQTLVLTGLTNLSAGDSLSLTIVE from the coding sequence ATGAATAGATCTATTGTGGCAATTATTATTGGTATATTCCTGTTTTTGATGAGCTGTGAAGGGCAACAGGAAAATACCGCAGAATCATCGGATATCACTGAAGCTCCACGGGCTGTAGAAGCACGGAATATCATACTAAGTTCTGTAAAGAGAACTGTTCAGACTTCTTCTACAATAAGGGGAGTGCATGAAGTGACCGTGGTTTCTCAGACTTCAGGTAAAATTCTGAGGACAGCTTTGGGGCTGGGTCAATTTGTTCGTCAGGGAGCCGTGCTTGTGGAAGTTGAATCTCAGGTTCAGGCTGCAGCTGTCAAACAGGCAAGGGCTGCTTACGAATCTGCTGCATTGAATCTTGATGTGGTGGAAAAACTTCATCAACAGAATGGTGCATCCATGGCAGAACTAACCGGTTCCCGTACCAGTTATACAGCTGCGAAAGCTTCACTTGCACAGGCCAGAAATGCATACGATAAAACCCGTATCACAGCACCTGTATCTGGCTATATTGCTTTTAAGGAGAGTGTGGTTGAACGGGGGAATGTAGTTTCACCTGGAATGGTGATTACAAGAGTTGTCAATCTCGGGAGTCTGATAGCTACTGTCGCGGTGAGTGAATCAGAGATGAATTTAATAGAAAAGGGGATGGATGTATATGTGAGGGTACCGGCATTAGGAGACACGCTGTTCAGCGGTAAAGTCACAGGTGTAGGGGCAGGGAGTTTTGCATCTACCGGATCGTTTCCCGTTGAGGTATCCTTTGAAAACACTTCAGATCACAGGGTGAAATCTGGAATGGCTGCCAATGTTATCATTGAATCAGAAACAATTCAAAGATCCATCTTAGTTCCTCTCTCAGCAATAACTGAAAGGGAAAGGAAACAGGTGGTATATACAGCTGTAAATGACAGGGCTGCGATGAATTTTATACACACCGGCCGCATAATTGGCGATTATATAGAAATTGTTGAAGGGCTTGAAGAGGGGCAGACTCTGGTTTTAACAGGGCTTACAAACCTTTCAGCCGGAGATTCACTTTCCCTCACTATTGTCGAGTAA
- a CDS encoding Outer membrane efflux protein: protein MKVDYKMIAFAGLVLAAVSSSVFSAEMILTLPQAEAKALQNSFTSRKQHCEISAMEWQRRNAVSSYLPSVNYNLNYLRLDRATVERANAASEGMGMLFESLAPIIGLPPGGTEEFTQNPNQLYENSFSHEIMVSQPLFNGGAELFAIGLTNAEQQALVYQHRADMQRVVLETRRAYFDVIAAQLVHELSEQSLSWARENLKIASVRFQNGAVPQTDLLGWEIEVAKKESELQMAEVGKRSLLLSLYHVMGYEGADADLRVNLQDVEFFKGLSQGNPGLTEYSIENNPTLLSVKAYTELTRKSKNLALSQFLPKVNAFFSYRWDAWEKLRPHDTYHGWSAGASLTVPLFSGFRNSSNYQKTKYEHLKNIVSYEELRNQLQNSLQALLWNQEALEASTNTAQRQIGLMERQLELMQQRYEGGLVNLSQLLEAELGLRQVQIAYAQNLFNTLINKAEIKLLTGNLESMQ from the coding sequence ATGAAAGTTGACTACAAGATGATCGCATTTGCAGGACTGGTTCTGGCAGCAGTTAGCAGTTCTGTCTTCAGTGCCGAAATGATACTTACTCTGCCTCAGGCTGAGGCAAAAGCATTACAGAACAGTTTTACTTCAAGAAAGCAGCATTGCGAAATCAGTGCTATGGAGTGGCAAAGAAGGAATGCTGTCTCATCCTATCTGCCTTCAGTAAATTATAACTTGAACTATTTACGCCTGGACAGGGCAACTGTTGAACGGGCAAACGCAGCCTCAGAAGGTATGGGCATGCTGTTTGAATCACTGGCACCCATCATCGGATTGCCCCCGGGGGGAACAGAGGAATTTACCCAAAACCCAAACCAGCTTTACGAAAACTCATTCTCGCATGAGATTATGGTTTCTCAACCTTTGTTTAACGGTGGTGCTGAACTCTTTGCAATAGGTCTTACAAATGCAGAACAACAGGCACTTGTCTATCAGCACAGGGCCGATATGCAACGTGTAGTACTGGAAACCCGCAGGGCATATTTTGATGTGATTGCAGCTCAGCTGGTGCATGAACTCAGTGAACAGTCTCTCTCCTGGGCAAGAGAAAACCTTAAAATTGCTTCTGTACGTTTTCAAAACGGAGCTGTCCCGCAGACCGATCTTCTGGGGTGGGAAATCGAGGTTGCTAAAAAGGAAAGTGAACTGCAGATGGCAGAGGTGGGGAAACGGTCACTTCTTCTGAGCCTCTATCATGTCATGGGTTATGAGGGTGCAGATGCTGACTTGAGAGTAAATCTTCAGGACGTTGAATTTTTTAAGGGATTGAGCCAAGGTAATCCGGGGTTGACTGAGTACTCGATCGAGAACAATCCCACCCTGCTATCAGTAAAAGCCTATACGGAATTGACGAGAAAATCAAAGAATCTTGCACTATCTCAGTTTCTGCCTAAAGTTAACGCCTTTTTTTCATACAGATGGGATGCCTGGGAGAAGCTGAGACCTCATGATACCTATCATGGGTGGAGTGCCGGTGCTTCTCTGACAGTACCTCTGTTCAGTGGATTTCGTAACTCCTCAAACTATCAGAAAACAAAATATGAACACTTGAAGAACATTGTTTCCTATGAAGAGCTTCGCAATCAACTCCAGAATAGTCTTCAGGCGCTTTTGTGGAATCAGGAAGCCTTGGAAGCAAGCACAAATACTGCCCAAAGGCAGATCGGACTTATGGAGAGACAACTTGAGCTCATGCAGCAGAGGTATGAGGGGGGACTGGTAAACCTTTCGCAGCTTCTGGAAGCAGAGCTTGGATTACGGCAGGTGCAGATAGCTTACGCGCAGAATCTTTTCAATACTCTTATAAATAAGGCAGAAATAAAACTCTTAACCGGTAATCTGGAGAGCATGCAATGA
- a CDS encoding Ferredoxin gives MLVQNYKGKKGENMKQKIFYFSGTGNTHKLVKDLTDKISGLEAVRISYDMDFDQRECDVAGIAYPVYCFVLPNIVTNFVKNVRFSSSAYIFGLASYGGLLTSSGRQLKKMIKKRGYTLNAGFAVNMPGNATIVYDVVKPEKRELMYKKESERIEQIAEIIKKRGSYGIDTNLGILGRVASLIGPSMMRSVQTSDKCFFVDNNCDSCGICTKVCPVNNIDISSGKPQWQHKCESCMACFHWCPKRSIQGSKKTSSRGRYHHPDITIADMLNTHPQPQTK, from the coding sequence GTGCTGGTACAGAATTATAAAGGTAAAAAAGGGGAAAACATGAAACAAAAGATCTTCTATTTCAGCGGAACAGGAAATACACATAAACTGGTGAAAGATCTCACTGATAAAATTTCTGGTCTGGAAGCGGTCAGGATATCATATGATATGGATTTTGATCAGAGGGAGTGTGATGTGGCTGGTATAGCCTATCCCGTGTACTGTTTTGTGTTGCCCAACATTGTCACCAATTTCGTAAAAAATGTCCGGTTTTCTTCTTCGGCTTATATTTTCGGCCTCGCCTCTTATGGAGGATTACTTACCAGTTCTGGACGTCAACTTAAAAAGATGATAAAAAAAAGGGGGTATACTCTTAATGCTGGCTTTGCAGTTAATATGCCGGGTAATGCCACGATTGTATACGATGTAGTGAAACCTGAAAAACGTGAGCTGATGTATAAAAAGGAATCAGAGCGGATTGAGCAGATCGCAGAAATAATAAAAAAACGCGGATCATACGGCATCGATACCAATCTTGGCATTCTTGGTCGGGTTGCTTCACTCATAGGTCCGTCAATGATGCGCAGTGTTCAAACAAGTGACAAATGTTTCTTTGTTGATAACAATTGTGACTCCTGTGGCATTTGCACTAAAGTATGCCCTGTAAACAATATAGATATCAGTTCAGGAAAGCCACAATGGCAGCACAAATGTGAAAGCTGCATGGCATGTTTTCACTGGTGTCCCAAAAGATCTATTCAGGGCAGTAAAAAAACCAGCTCACGGGGAAGGTATCATCATCCTGATATTACCATTGCGGATATGCTGAATACTCATCCACAGCCTCAGACCAAATAA